One region of Deltaproteobacteria bacterium genomic DNA includes:
- a CDS encoding 2OG-Fe(II) oxygenase has product MKGVGKVIYNPTVLASLPTRAATFQHAQPFKHVVIDDLFDVHFLQQRAEEFYPTDDPRWQRFENDNEGKLAVSNSEQYLPPRIREFVRELNAEPFLKHLVTLTGIEGLIPDPYLGGAGMHCIPRGGKLGIHADFNIHPLMQLDRRLNLLIYLNKDWQESYGGHLELWDRTMQHCVQRILPLFNRTVLFLTDDYSFHGHPEPLNCPPDRVRKSIAMYYYTNGRPESERHASGSHGTLFQAQPRHDHPTALVAPTAASAQTLNSFVSLAKRWLGWSHK; this is encoded by the coding sequence GTGAAAGGAGTGGGTAAAGTGATCTACAATCCCACAGTTCTTGCCTCTCTGCCAACACGCGCAGCAACCTTTCAACATGCTCAGCCCTTCAAACACGTTGTGATTGATGATCTTTTTGATGTTCACTTCTTGCAACAACGTGCGGAGGAGTTCTACCCAACAGATGATCCTCGCTGGCAACGATTTGAGAACGATAACGAGGGCAAGCTGGCAGTCAGCAACAGTGAACAGTATCTACCTCCACGAATCAGAGAGTTTGTTCGCGAACTCAACGCTGAACCATTTCTCAAGCACCTGGTGACACTCACGGGCATTGAGGGCTTGATTCCAGATCCCTACCTTGGCGGCGCTGGTATGCACTGCATTCCACGCGGTGGCAAACTCGGCATTCACGCAGACTTCAATATCCATCCCCTGATGCAGCTCGATCGTCGACTGAATCTTTTGATCTATCTCAACAAAGATTGGCAGGAGTCTTACGGTGGACATTTAGAGCTGTGGGATCGCACCATGCAGCACTGCGTTCAGCGTATTCTGCCTCTCTTCAACCGCACGGTGTTGTTCCTCACTGATGACTACAGTTTTCATGGGCACCCGGAACCACTCAACTGTCCACCTGACCGGGTGAGAAAGTCGATCGCGATGTATTACTACACCAACGGGCGACCGGAATCAGAACGACACGCTTCAGGCTCACACGGGACCCTGTTTCAAGCACAGCCACGTCACGATCATCCCACTGCTCTCGTCGCACCAACTGCTGCCTCTGCACAGACACTGAATTCATTCGTCTCCCTTGCTAAGAGGTGGTTGGGATGGAGTCACAAGTAA
- the mutS gene encoding DNA mismatch repair protein MutS — MAKEKKKPISAEASAAPRAAEPDLLEQYRQAKVQHPEALLFFRLGDFYEMFYDDAAVGARELDITLTSRPCGKGRERVPLCGVPHYRLEAYLARLVEKGYKVAICEQTERPQRGRNLIQREVVRVVTPGTLFETEGKEQTLAAIFTEKERIGTAFLELATGEFRIAETTAAELPNVLTKFQPREVLLPEGVTFDKSRFPEIFVTSRSAEDFVAKRALNTLTRAFGREVVESLGLRHRRALVAASALLSYVNETQRTFVPHLKVPQPYRSEDFVWLDAQTQRNLELVSNLADGSETASLLAVLDSTCTRMGKCRLRHWLLHPLVIVEKIRQRQDAIAGLVTLATLRIELQAVLATILDLERLTSRITSAIATPRDLSALRSSLAPLPRLLELLNPVTDPLLSALREQLDTLGDIHKELQRILVDEPRAVAKEGGLIRTGASTELDELRAIQTDGSDWLATFEQQERERTAIANLRVGFNRVFGYYLEVTKSHLSLVPKTYQRRQTLAHAERFVTEKLKRFEEKVLSANDRSKELEYEMFVHLREQVASQAERLRLTADIVGTIDVLCSLAEVAAKKNWVRPTVTDKYDVHITEGRHPVVEALTGSFVPNDLVLDEQTYLILLTGPNAAGKSTYVRQTALLVILAQIGSFIPAESATMGVVDRIFTRVGAADFLARGLSTFMVEMQEAANILQQATAKSLIVLDEVGRGTGTSDGQAIAHAVAELLARDIKAKTLFTTHYHELARLADALPGIANARLEVREENEEVTFLYKVVPGAAQKSYGVYVAKLAGLPSEVIERAKEILADCELQLCSMPKLNTLPVGQAVSAIAGGHSPPYLGKEVQSILDKLAGVDLLHTTPLEALMLLAELKKSLS, encoded by the coding sequence ATGGCAAAGGAAAAGAAGAAACCGATCTCAGCTGAGGCGTCTGCAGCCCCACGCGCAGCAGAACCAGACCTTCTGGAACAATATCGCCAAGCAAAGGTGCAACATCCAGAGGCGTTGCTCTTTTTTCGTCTCGGTGATTTCTACGAGATGTTTTATGACGATGCAGCTGTTGGCGCACGCGAATTAGATATTACGCTTACCTCTCGTCCATGCGGGAAAGGACGTGAGCGTGTTCCGCTCTGCGGCGTGCCGCATTATCGTTTGGAAGCATATCTCGCACGTCTGGTCGAAAAGGGCTACAAGGTTGCCATCTGTGAGCAGACAGAGCGACCGCAACGTGGACGAAACCTCATCCAACGTGAGGTGGTGCGCGTTGTTACTCCTGGAACCCTCTTTGAAACTGAAGGCAAAGAACAAACGCTTGCTGCGATATTTACTGAGAAGGAGCGTATCGGTACTGCGTTTCTTGAATTAGCGACCGGAGAGTTTCGTATCGCTGAAACCACGGCGGCAGAGCTACCGAATGTGTTGACGAAATTCCAACCACGAGAGGTGCTTCTGCCAGAAGGAGTTACCTTCGATAAAAGCCGTTTTCCGGAGATATTTGTTACGTCGCGGTCTGCTGAGGATTTTGTCGCCAAGCGCGCATTGAATACGCTGACGCGGGCCTTTGGACGTGAGGTGGTCGAATCGCTAGGTTTGCGACATCGCCGTGCCTTGGTGGCCGCCAGCGCGCTGCTGTCGTATGTCAATGAGACACAACGGACGTTCGTGCCGCATCTGAAAGTACCGCAGCCCTATCGTAGTGAAGACTTCGTCTGGCTTGATGCTCAAACGCAGCGCAATTTAGAACTCGTCAGCAATTTGGCTGATGGCAGCGAAACGGCTTCGCTTTTAGCGGTGCTGGATTCTACCTGTACACGGATGGGAAAATGTCGATTGCGACACTGGTTGTTACATCCGCTCGTGATAGTCGAGAAAATCCGTCAGCGGCAAGACGCTATCGCGGGGTTGGTGACTCTAGCAACTTTGCGAATTGAGTTACAGGCTGTCCTCGCCACGATACTTGATCTTGAACGTCTGACCTCTCGTATTACGTCAGCTATTGCCACCCCACGCGACCTTTCTGCGTTGCGTTCCTCGCTTGCTCCACTGCCGCGCCTCCTTGAACTGTTGAACCCGGTAACTGACCCGCTCTTGAGTGCTCTACGTGAGCAGCTTGATACACTTGGGGATATTCACAAAGAGCTGCAACGCATCTTGGTTGATGAACCGCGTGCGGTTGCCAAAGAGGGAGGGCTAATTCGGACGGGAGCATCGACTGAACTTGATGAATTGCGCGCCATTCAAACAGACGGGAGTGATTGGCTTGCAACTTTTGAGCAACAAGAACGCGAACGAACCGCGATTGCCAATCTCCGCGTTGGGTTCAATCGTGTCTTTGGCTATTACTTGGAGGTGACAAAATCTCACCTCAGTCTTGTGCCGAAAACCTACCAACGGCGTCAGACCTTGGCCCATGCCGAACGCTTTGTGACTGAGAAGCTGAAACGCTTTGAAGAAAAAGTCCTGTCCGCCAATGATCGCAGTAAAGAGCTTGAGTATGAAATGTTCGTGCACCTGCGCGAACAGGTGGCTTCGCAGGCTGAACGGCTGCGTCTCACAGCGGATATTGTTGGGACGATTGATGTCCTGTGTTCGCTTGCCGAGGTGGCGGCAAAGAAGAACTGGGTACGCCCTACTGTGACGGATAAATATGACGTGCACATTACTGAGGGGCGTCATCCGGTTGTCGAAGCGCTAACTGGGAGCTTCGTGCCGAATGACCTTGTTCTTGATGAGCAAACATACCTGATCCTCCTGACCGGCCCTAATGCGGCGGGGAAAAGTACGTATGTGCGACAGACAGCACTGTTGGTGATTCTTGCCCAGATCGGCAGCTTCATTCCTGCTGAGTCAGCAACGATGGGCGTGGTCGATCGCATTTTTACCCGTGTTGGGGCGGCAGATTTTCTCGCCCGAGGACTTTCGACTTTCATGGTCGAGATGCAAGAGGCGGCTAACATCTTACAGCAAGCAACCGCGAAGAGTCTGATTGTCCTTGATGAGGTTGGTCGCGGTACTGGGACTTCCGACGGTCAAGCTATTGCGCACGCGGTCGCAGAACTACTGGCGCGTGACATTAAAGCGAAAACGCTCTTTACCACGCACTATCATGAACTGGCGCGACTGGCCGATGCGCTTCCCGGTATTGCGAATGCGCGCCTTGAGGTCCGGGAAGAAAACGAAGAAGTCACGTTCCTCTATAAAGTTGTCCCTGGCGCAGCACAGAAAAGTTACGGCGTATACGTGGCCAAACTTGCGGGCTTACCGTCGGAAGTGATTGAACGAGCGAAAGAGATTCTGGCTGATTGTGAATTACAGCTATGCTCGATGCCTAAACTAAACACTTTGCCTGTAGGGCAGGCTGTGTCTGCCATCGCTGGCGGGCACAGCCCGCCTTACCTTGGAAAAGAAGTGCAGAGCATTCTCGACAAGCTCGCGGGCGTGGATTTGTTGCATACGACACCGTTGGAGGCATTGATGCTGCTCGCAGAGCTGAAGAAGTCTCTATCATAA
- the malQ gene encoding 4-alpha-glucanotransferase produces the protein MPHSEQSGFARSGGILLHVTSLPGRFGIGDFGPEAYRFVDFLAAHQQHLWQVLPLGPTSEGVDYSPYVALSAFAGNPLFISIETLVEDDLLPAAILDAHPALPEGSVDYPTASRLKVMLCRMASDRFATTASAAQKVAFDSFCHQHHWWLDDYALFMALRTTLCEASWETWDEDLARRHPATLEKWNAQLARDVLFYQHEQFFFFHQWQRLKAYANQHGVKIIGDLPIYVGFDSAEVWAHPELFQLDPQTNAPQAVAGVPPDYFSETGQRWGNPLYRWHDENAQLVQAVHDWWIQRVRSTFAMVDLVRIDHFRGFEAYWSIPASDETAVNGHWIKGPGAALFSQIRATLGELPVIAEDLGVITSEVDALRLQFGFPGMKIIQFAFGGDAHNPYLPHNYPDSRYVVYTGTHDNDTILGWFHSISPETQALVLRYVNRTSTDDMHWQLIRLAWSSIAALAVIPLQDVLGLGSAGRMNLPGQPLGNWRWRYLPDALRPELGERLAELAVLFGRECS, from the coding sequence ATGCCACACAGTGAGCAATCCGGCTTTGCCCGTTCCGGTGGCATTCTTCTTCATGTCACTTCACTACCAGGCCGTTTCGGGATCGGCGACTTCGGACCAGAAGCCTATCGGTTCGTTGATTTCCTTGCGGCCCATCAACAACATTTGTGGCAAGTCCTGCCCCTTGGGCCGACAAGTGAGGGAGTTGATTACTCACCCTACGTTGCCCTCTCTGCGTTTGCCGGCAATCCATTGTTTATCAGTATCGAAACGCTCGTTGAAGACGATCTTCTTCCTGCCGCTATTCTTGACGCTCACCCTGCTTTACCCGAAGGCTCTGTGGATTATCCGACGGCGAGCCGCTTAAAAGTGATGCTCTGCCGAATGGCGTCAGACCGGTTTGCCACTACTGCTTCTGCAGCGCAAAAGGTGGCGTTCGATTCCTTTTGTCACCAACATCATTGGTGGCTTGATGATTACGCGTTGTTCATGGCGTTACGCACGACATTGTGCGAAGCGTCGTGGGAAACCTGGGATGAGGACCTTGCTCGTCGTCATCCTGCGACACTTGAGAAGTGGAACGCGCAGCTTGCCCGTGATGTACTTTTCTACCAACATGAGCAGTTCTTCTTTTTTCACCAGTGGCAACGCCTCAAAGCGTACGCAAATCAACACGGTGTGAAAATAATCGGTGATCTTCCTATCTATGTCGGTTTCGACAGTGCGGAAGTGTGGGCGCATCCCGAACTCTTTCAGCTTGATCCGCAGACCAACGCACCTCAAGCGGTTGCCGGTGTACCGCCGGATTACTTTAGCGAGACCGGCCAGCGCTGGGGAAATCCGTTGTACCGCTGGCATGATGAGAATGCTCAGCTCGTGCAGGCAGTTCATGATTGGTGGATACAACGTGTGCGTTCGACGTTCGCGATGGTTGACCTCGTGCGTATCGACCACTTTCGCGGCTTCGAGGCCTACTGGTCTATTCCCGCAAGTGACGAAACGGCTGTGAATGGGCACTGGATCAAAGGACCAGGGGCAGCGTTGTTTTCTCAGATACGTGCTACCCTGGGAGAACTCCCTGTGATCGCAGAAGATCTTGGTGTCATTACCTCGGAGGTCGACGCCCTACGCTTGCAGTTTGGTTTTCCGGGGATGAAGATCATTCAGTTCGCTTTTGGCGGCGATGCGCACAATCCCTATTTGCCTCACAACTATCCCGATTCTCGTTATGTCGTGTACACAGGAACACATGATAACGACACAATCCTGGGGTGGTTTCACTCGATCAGTCCAGAAACGCAAGCCTTAGTACTGCGCTATGTGAATCGGACGAGCACCGATGATATGCACTGGCAGTTGATCCGTTTGGCCTGGAGTTCAATTGCTGCACTGGCAGTGATTCCGCTACAGGATGTCCTGGGATTAGGCAGTGCAGGACGGATGAACTTGCCTGGGCAACCACTCGGGAATTGGCGCTGGCGATACCTTCCTGACGCCTTACGTCCTGAGCTTGGGGAACGACTCGCTGAACTCGCCGTGCTCTTTGGGCGAGAATGTTCCTGA
- a CDS encoding iron-containing alcohol dehydrogenase, which produces MTARVRKKNQPISQLEALRRVRKELPPPTRTKEDEKKYRRVAARKTVRQEVERAQEEG; this is translated from the coding sequence ATGACTGCCCGTGTGCGCAAAAAAAACCAACCTATAAGCCAACTTGAAGCCTTGCGACGGGTGCGTAAAGAGTTGCCACCGCCAACCCGGACCAAGGAGGACGAGAAAAAATACCGTCGGGTCGCAGCACGTAAAACTGTGCGCCAAGAGGTTGAGCGCGCGCAAGAAGAAGGCTAA
- the hemB gene encoding porphobilinogen synthase, protein MRFPIYRPRRLRRNENFRRLIRETKLTVDDLIMPLFIVPGTRVTNPISSMPGVAQLSVDRAVEECKAIRDLGIPGVILFGIPDHKDAVGSDAYNDDGIIQRALRALKEQIPGLTLITDVCFCEYTDHGHCGIIKGHDVDNDATLEILVKESLSHARAGADMVAPSDMMDGRIGAIRQALDSEGFPHIPIMAYSAKFASGFYGPFREAAESTPQFGDRRSYQMDPPNAEEALREVEMDIAEGADIVMVKPALPYLDIIRRVKEKFNYPIAAYNVSGEYAMIKAAALNGWLDEERVMMEMLTGIKRAGADIILTYFAKDVARVLK, encoded by the coding sequence ATGCGTTTCCCCATTTACCGGCCTCGTCGGCTGCGTAGAAATGAAAATTTCCGCCGTTTGATCCGTGAGACGAAGCTCACGGTCGATGACCTCATTATGCCGCTGTTTATCGTACCGGGAACGCGAGTGACCAATCCGATCTCTTCAATGCCTGGCGTTGCGCAATTGTCAGTTGACCGTGCGGTGGAAGAATGTAAAGCGATTCGCGACCTGGGTATCCCTGGGGTGATTCTCTTTGGCATTCCTGACCACAAAGATGCGGTTGGGTCCGATGCCTATAATGACGATGGCATCATTCAACGGGCGCTCCGAGCGCTGAAAGAGCAGATCCCTGGCCTGACGTTGATTACCGATGTGTGCTTTTGTGAATACACCGATCATGGTCATTGCGGCATTATCAAAGGGCACGATGTCGACAATGACGCAACACTAGAGATCCTGGTGAAAGAATCGCTGTCGCATGCACGAGCTGGCGCTGATATGGTTGCGCCGTCAGACATGATGGATGGACGTATTGGCGCGATTCGCCAGGCGCTCGACAGTGAAGGCTTTCCCCATATCCCGATCATGGCCTATTCCGCAAAGTTTGCTTCTGGGTTCTATGGCCCGTTTCGTGAGGCTGCCGAGTCCACACCGCAGTTTGGCGATCGCCGTTCCTATCAGATGGACCCACCGAATGCTGAAGAAGCGTTGCGTGAAGTAGAAATGGACATTGCCGAAGGCGCGGACATCGTGATGGTCAAACCTGCGCTGCCGTATCTCGACATCATCCGTCGGGTCAAGGAAAAGTTTAACTATCCGATAGCTGCATACAACGTCAGTGGCGAATATGCCATGATCAAAGCAGCAGCGTTGAACGGTTGGCTCGATGAAGAGCGGGTAATGATGGAGATGCTGACGGGGATCAAACGAGCCGGGGCGGACATTATCCTGACTTATTTTGCTAAGGATGTGGCGCGAGTTCTGAAGTAG
- a CDS encoding uroporphyrinogen-III synthase: MPTTTVTVTNKPLLNRRIVVTRPRTQSRGFAETLEQYGAEVILFPTIETVPVAAYARLDAALEQIGQYHWLLFTSVNGVKFFTERLTACGKSAETLRHLKVATIGPETARAVNDLSLQVHAVPAEYRAEALVTVLGEVRGQRILLPRAAEARYVLPKELRALGAQVDEIPVYETRRPQSAETEKVRALLSAAKIDLVTFTSSSTVRNFVAAFPEENLFQLLQTTHIGCIGPITADTVREYGLTVAVQASVYTIPGFTEAIVEYFGKVVRSQ, translated from the coding sequence ATGCCAACCACAACTGTTACTGTTACAAACAAGCCCCTCCTCAATCGCCGCATTGTCGTAACGCGACCGCGCACGCAATCGCGAGGGTTCGCGGAAACTCTCGAACAATATGGCGCTGAGGTGATACTGTTTCCGACGATCGAGACGGTTCCGGTTGCCGCGTACGCGCGGCTCGATGCAGCGCTGGAACAGATTGGACAGTATCACTGGTTGCTTTTCACCAGTGTGAACGGTGTGAAATTCTTCACCGAGCGCCTCACCGCCTGTGGGAAATCTGCCGAAACATTACGACACTTGAAAGTGGCAACGATTGGACCAGAAACCGCACGCGCAGTGAATGATCTGTCTCTCCAGGTGCATGCCGTCCCTGCAGAGTATCGAGCAGAAGCGTTGGTGACGGTGTTGGGAGAGGTACGTGGCCAGCGCATCTTGCTTCCTCGGGCTGCCGAAGCACGGTATGTGTTACCAAAAGAGTTACGGGCGCTTGGAGCGCAGGTTGATGAGATTCCGGTGTACGAAACTCGACGCCCGCAATCGGCAGAGACAGAAAAGGTCCGTGCCCTGTTGTCAGCGGCCAAGATCGACCTGGTGACCTTTACCAGTTCAAGCACGGTACGGAACTTTGTTGCGGCATTTCCTGAGGAGAATCTCTTTCAGCTTTTGCAGACGACCCATATTGGCTGTATCGGACCGATTACTGCAGACACGGTCCGAGAATACGGCCTGACCGTGGCGGTGCAGGCGAGTGTGTATACCATTCCTGGATTTACTGAAGCGATCGTGGAGTATTTTGGCAAAGTAGTCAGGAGTCAGTAG